Proteins encoded in a region of the Zea mays cultivar B73 chromosome 4, Zm-B73-REFERENCE-NAM-5.0, whole genome shotgun sequence genome:
- the LOC100304363 gene encoding uncharacterized protein LOC100304363 produces MAPHGDIDLAKAYHHVTVSMREHTEKVMVKLTAPHTGKGDTAPLDIVVVLDISGSMRGTKLEHMKHAMTRFIIEKLGIRGDRLAIITFESKAHKVFDLSSMLPDQVKKAVAVVEGLKAGGDTNIKAGLEAGLDVLKTRRGHSHNASCIFLMSDGHENVDKARTLLDRVGEHSVVTFGFGEKSDEQLLYDIAYHSHAGTYHHVREKEDENQLMKAFAFLAIYRSISMLDLKVTVSAHKEAAGAIIRGVDPCRYRVDGPHGDGSFTVHFGDLAREESRRILVDVQLPQVQHEQKDKPVIHVKYEYSSPKKVKVTNTLDIKMNRVQNPGQAAMNPNVSRELARRAQVEHLRKVMDLANKKNLGAAKDEVERARNALNSITHDTDDAVDSLFNELDNIEEFLETYDIYNKLGRSYLLACISSHERQRYAERGGAAPVDLYLTQRMNKYLDQAHKVHKNPKTKI; encoded by the exons ATGGCTCCTCATG GTGACATCGACCTTGCCAAGGCCTACCATCACGTCACTGTGTCAATGAGGGAGCACACGGAGAAAGTGATGGTGAAGCTCACCGCGCCCCACACCGGCAAGGGCGACACGGCGCCGCTCGACATCGTGGTTGTCCTGGACATCAGCGGGAGCATGCGTGGGACGAAGCTCGAGCACATGAAGCACGCCATGACCAGGTTCATAATCGAGAAGCTCGGCATCCGCGGTGACCGCCTCGCCATCATCACATTCGAATCGAAGGCACATAAAGTGTTCGATCTGTCGTCCATGCTCCCGGACCAAGTGAAGAAGGCGGTGGCCGTTGTGGAAGGTCTGAAAGCCGGTGGAGACACCAACATCAAGGCCGGCCTCGAGGCTGGCCTCGATGTGCTCAAGACCCGTAGGGGGCATTCGCATAATGCTTCCTGTATCTTCCTCATGTCCGATGGGCATGAGAACGTggacaaggcgaggaccctccttGACCGTGTCGGCGAGCACTCCGTGGTCACGTTTGGTTTTGGTGAGAAGAGCGACGAACAG TTGCTGTACGACATCGCATACCACAGCCATGCAGGCACGTACCACCATGTCCGGGAGAAGGAGGATGAGAACCAGCTGATGAAGGCCTTCGCGTTCCTGGCTATCTACCGCTCCATCTCCATGTTGGATCTCAAGGTGACAGTGAGTGCCCACAAAGAAGCTGCAGGAGCCATCATACGGGGAGTGGATCCTTGCCGCTACAGGGTCGACGGTCCGCACGGTGACGGGTCTTTCACAGTCCATTTCGGTGATCTCGCCCGCGAGGAGAGCCGAAGGATACTGGTGGACGTGCAGCTCCCTCAAGTACAGCATGAGCAAAAAGATAAGCCGGTCATTCATGTCAAATATGAATATAG TTCTCCCAAGAAGGTGAAGGTCACCAACACCCTGGACATCAAGATGAACCGCGTCCAGAATCCGGGACAGGCTGCCATGAATCCAAATGTGAGCCGGGAGCTGGCCCGTCGCGCACAGGTGGAGCACCTGAGAAAGGTGATGGATCTGGCCAACAAGAAAAACCTTGGTGCGGCCAAAGATGAGGTGGAGAGAGCCAGGAACGCCTTGAACTCTATCACCCACGACACAGATGACGCCGTCgattccctcttcaacgagctggACAATATCGAAGAATTTCTGGAGACGTACGACATCTACAACAAGCTCGGCCGCTCCTACCTGCTGGCCTGCATCTCCTCGCATGAACGCCAGCGCTACGCAGAGAGAGGCGGTGCCGCTCCCGTCGACCTCTACCTCACGCAGCGCATGAACAAGTACTTGGATCAAGCCCACAAAGTTCACAAGAATCCCAAAACCAAAATCTGA
- the LOC100304363 gene encoding uncharacterized protein isoform X1 yields the protein MAPHAGDIDLAKAYHHVTVSMREHTEKVMVKLTAPHTGKGDTAPLDIVVVLDISGSMRGTKLEHMKHAMTRFIIEKLGIRGDRLAIITFESKAHKVFDLSSMLPDQVKKAVAVVEGLKAGGDTNIKAGLEAGLDVLKTRRGHSHNASCIFLMSDGHENVDKARTLLDRVGEHSVVTFGFGEKSDEQLLYDIAYHSHAGTYHHVREKEDENQLMKAFAFLAIYRSISMLDLKVTVSAHKEAAGAIIRGVDPCRYRVDGPHGDGSFTVHFGDLAREESRRILVDVQLPQVQHEQKDKPVIHVKYEYSSPKKVKVTNTLDIKMNRVQNPGQAAMNPNVSRELARRAQVEHLRKVMDLANKKNLGAAKDEVERARNALNSITHDTDDAVDSLFNELDNIEEFLETYDIYNKLGRSYLLACISSHERQRYAERGGAAPVDLYLTQRMNKYLDQAHKVHKNPKTKI from the exons ATGGCTCCTCATG CAGGTGACATCGACCTTGCCAAGGCCTACCATCACGTCACTGTGTCAATGAGGGAGCACACGGAGAAAGTGATGGTGAAGCTCACCGCGCCCCACACCGGCAAGGGCGACACGGCGCCGCTCGACATCGTGGTTGTCCTGGACATCAGCGGGAGCATGCGTGGGACGAAGCTCGAGCACATGAAGCACGCCATGACCAGGTTCATAATCGAGAAGCTCGGCATCCGCGGTGACCGCCTCGCCATCATCACATTCGAATCGAAGGCACATAAAGTGTTCGATCTGTCGTCCATGCTCCCGGACCAAGTGAAGAAGGCGGTGGCCGTTGTGGAAGGTCTGAAAGCCGGTGGAGACACCAACATCAAGGCCGGCCTCGAGGCTGGCCTCGATGTGCTCAAGACCCGTAGGGGGCATTCGCATAATGCTTCCTGTATCTTCCTCATGTCCGATGGGCATGAGAACGTggacaaggcgaggaccctccttGACCGTGTCGGCGAGCACTCCGTGGTCACGTTTGGTTTTGGTGAGAAGAGCGACGAACAG TTGCTGTACGACATCGCATACCACAGCCATGCAGGCACGTACCACCATGTCCGGGAGAAGGAGGATGAGAACCAGCTGATGAAGGCCTTCGCGTTCCTGGCTATCTACCGCTCCATCTCCATGTTGGATCTCAAGGTGACAGTGAGTGCCCACAAAGAAGCTGCAGGAGCCATCATACGGGGAGTGGATCCTTGCCGCTACAGGGTCGACGGTCCGCACGGTGACGGGTCTTTCACAGTCCATTTCGGTGATCTCGCCCGCGAGGAGAGCCGAAGGATACTGGTGGACGTGCAGCTCCCTCAAGTACAGCATGAGCAAAAAGATAAGCCGGTCATTCATGTCAAATATGAATATAG TTCTCCCAAGAAGGTGAAGGTCACCAACACCCTGGACATCAAGATGAACCGCGTCCAGAATCCGGGACAGGCTGCCATGAATCCAAATGTGAGCCGGGAGCTGGCCCGTCGCGCACAGGTGGAGCACCTGAGAAAGGTGATGGATCTGGCCAACAAGAAAAACCTTGGTGCGGCCAAAGATGAGGTGGAGAGAGCCAGGAACGCCTTGAACTCTATCACCCACGACACAGATGACGCCGTCgattccctcttcaacgagctggACAATATCGAAGAATTTCTGGAGACGTACGACATCTACAACAAGCTCGGCCGCTCCTACCTGCTGGCCTGCATCTCCTCGCATGAACGCCAGCGCTACGCAGAGAGAGGCGGTGCCGCTCCCGTCGACCTCTACCTCACGCAGCGCATGAACAAGTACTTGGATCAAGCCCACAAAGTTCACAAGAATCCCAAAACCAAAATCTGA